In one Pseudomonas sp. SCA2728.1_7 genomic region, the following are encoded:
- a CDS encoding FadR/GntR family transcriptional regulator, producing MDYRKPSDRKSMHSRIVQELGMQIVSGRFKPDDKLPAEALLCEEYAVSRPVLREATRVLVAKGLVYSKPRVGTVVKARREWHMLDPDVLHWLMQSSPQNEFFNVLTSVRSIIEPAAAALAAQHATEADIAAIGEAYQRMEAAPTPEALLQPDLDFHSRIADATHNDLLANLCNMLSVAIAEALKHSNQRPNLHELALPRHKAILTAIENRDALGARHATLVQLDDARSALSVVLGTELS from the coding sequence ATGGATTACCGCAAACCCTCCGACCGCAAAAGCATGCACTCGCGCATCGTCCAGGAACTGGGCATGCAGATCGTCTCCGGACGCTTCAAGCCCGACGACAAACTGCCCGCCGAAGCCTTGCTCTGCGAGGAGTACGCGGTCAGCCGGCCGGTGTTGCGTGAAGCGACGCGGGTGTTGGTCGCCAAGGGGTTGGTGTATTCGAAGCCACGCGTCGGCACGGTGGTCAAGGCCCGCCGCGAATGGCACATGCTCGACCCGGACGTGCTGCACTGGCTGATGCAAAGCAGTCCGCAGAATGAGTTTTTCAATGTGCTGACCAGTGTGCGCAGCATTATCGAACCGGCCGCCGCTGCCCTCGCCGCTCAACATGCGACCGAGGCTGATATTGCGGCGATTGGTGAGGCGTACCAGCGCATGGAAGCAGCGCCGACGCCGGAAGCGTTGTTGCAGCCGGATCTGGACTTCCATAGCCGGATTGCCGATGCGACGCACAATGATTTGCTGGCGAACCTGTGCAACATGTTGTCGGTGGCGATTGCCGAGGCGTTGAAGCATTCGAATCAGCGGCCGAATTTGCATGAGCTGGCGTTGCCGCGGCATAAGGCGATTTTGACGGCGATCGAGAATCGTGATGCCTTGGGGGCTCGGCATGCGACGTTGGTGCAGCTGGATGATGCGCGTAGTGCTTTGAGTGTTGTGCTGGGTACTGAATTGTCATAG
- the araD1 gene encoding AraD1 family protein → MHLVQFELSNGERRVGVVDNGLVREVQDARSVRDLALAAIEAGHSLEQQVQNLGLGISHDYAELLAQLRILPPLDHPDPAHMLVSGTGLTHLGSASARDKMHQQAGDEAAMTDTMRIFKWGVEGGKPAAGQAGVQPEWFYKGDGSIVVRPGQPFPVPPFAEDAGEEPEMAGLYVIGHDGKPYRLGFAVGNEFSDHVMERKNYLYLAHSKLRSCSYGPELRTGELPQHLAGTSRILRDGEVLWQNEFLSGEANMCHSLANLEYHHFKYRQFLRPGDVHIHFFGTATLSFADGIRTQPGDLFEISQAEFGAPLVNGIVPIAAAFEPDSIGTL, encoded by the coding sequence ATGCATCTGGTTCAATTCGAATTAAGCAACGGCGAGCGCCGCGTCGGCGTGGTCGACAACGGTCTGGTGCGCGAGGTGCAAGACGCGCGCAGCGTGCGCGATCTGGCCCTGGCCGCCATCGAGGCCGGCCACTCCCTTGAGCAGCAAGTGCAAAACCTCGGCCTCGGCATCAGCCACGACTACGCCGAACTGCTTGCGCAACTGCGCATCCTGCCGCCACTCGACCATCCGGACCCGGCCCACATGCTGGTCAGCGGTACCGGTCTGACTCACCTGGGCAGCGCCTCGGCGCGGGACAAAATGCACCAGCAGGCTGGCGACGAAGCGGCGATGACCGACACCATGCGCATTTTCAAATGGGGCGTGGAGGGCGGCAAACCGGCGGCGGGGCAGGCCGGTGTGCAACCGGAATGGTTCTACAAGGGCGACGGCAGCATCGTCGTGCGTCCGGGCCAACCTTTCCCGGTGCCACCGTTTGCCGAAGATGCCGGCGAAGAACCGGAGATGGCCGGCCTCTACGTGATCGGCCACGACGGCAAGCCTTATCGCCTCGGGTTCGCGGTGGGCAACGAGTTCTCCGACCACGTCATGGAGCGCAAGAATTACCTGTACCTCGCGCATTCGAAATTGCGCAGCTGCAGCTATGGTCCGGAACTTCGTACCGGTGAACTGCCTCAACACCTTGCCGGCACCAGTCGAATTCTGCGTGACGGCGAAGTGCTCTGGCAGAACGAGTTTCTCAGCGGTGAGGCGAACATGTGCCACAGCCTCGCCAACCTCGAATACCACCACTTCAAATACCGTCAGTTCTTGCGTCCGGGCGACGTGCACATTCACTTCTTCGGCACCGCGACCCTGTCGTTCGCCGATGGCATTCGCACGCAACCGGGCGACCTGTTCGAAATCAGCCAGGCCGAATTCGGCGCACCGCTGGTCAACGGCATCGTGCCGATCGCGGCCGCTTTTGAGCCGGACAGCATCGGCACCCTTTAA
- a CDS encoding MFS transporter: MSQELRLIRRITLKLIPFLILLYLIAYVDRSAVGFAKLHMGADIGIGDAAYGLGAGLFFIGYFLLEIPSNLMLERFGARRWFARIMITWGAITIGMAFVQGPHSFYVMRFLLGAAEAGFFPGVLYYITQWFPVRHRGKILGLFILSQPIAMMITGPVSGGLLGMDGVLGLHGWQWLFIVIGTPAILLTWPVLRWLPDGPQQVKWMDQAEKDWLTGELKKDLQEYGQTRHGNPLHALKDKRVLLLALFYLPVTLSIYGLGLWLPTLIKQFGGSDLVTGFVSSVPYIFGIIGLLIIPRSSDRLNDRYGHLAVLYVLGAIGLFLSAWLSLPVAQLAALCLVAFALFSCTAVFWTLPGRFFAGASAAAGIALINSVGNLGGYIGPFVIGALKEYTGNLASGLYFLSGVMVFGLILTGVVYRVLERKHVLPVDQFAASARGATRT; the protein is encoded by the coding sequence ATGAGCCAGGAACTGCGGCTGATACGGCGCATTACGCTGAAACTGATTCCCTTCCTGATCCTGCTGTACCTGATCGCCTATGTGGATCGCTCCGCCGTCGGCTTCGCCAAGCTGCACATGGGCGCCGACATCGGCATCGGCGATGCGGCTTACGGCCTCGGCGCCGGGCTGTTCTTCATTGGTTACTTCCTCCTCGAAATTCCCAGCAACCTGATGCTCGAACGCTTCGGTGCGCGGCGCTGGTTTGCGCGAATCATGATTACCTGGGGCGCGATCACCATCGGCATGGCGTTCGTCCAGGGCCCGCACAGTTTCTACGTGATGCGCTTTCTGCTCGGCGCGGCCGAGGCGGGGTTCTTTCCCGGCGTTCTCTACTACATCACCCAATGGTTCCCGGTGCGCCATCGCGGCAAGATCCTCGGGTTGTTCATTCTTTCCCAGCCGATCGCGATGATGATCACCGGCCCCGTGTCCGGCGGTTTGCTCGGCATGGACGGCGTCCTTGGCCTGCACGGCTGGCAGTGGCTGTTCATCGTCATCGGCACCCCGGCGATCCTGCTGACCTGGCCGGTGCTGCGCTGGTTGCCGGACGGCCCGCAGCAAGTGAAATGGATGGATCAGGCAGAGAAAGACTGGCTGACCGGCGAGTTGAAAAAGGATCTGCAGGAGTACGGCCAGACCCGTCACGGCAACCCGCTGCATGCGCTGAAAGACAAACGCGTGTTGCTGCTGGCGCTGTTCTATCTGCCGGTGACGTTGAGCATTTACGGCCTCGGTCTATGGTTACCGACGCTGATCAAACAGTTTGGCGGCAGTGATTTGGTCACCGGTTTCGTGTCGTCGGTGCCGTACATCTTCGGGATCATCGGCCTGCTGATCATCCCGCGCAGTTCCGACCGGTTGAATGATCGTTACGGGCATCTGGCTGTTCTGTATGTGCTGGGCGCGATTGGCCTGTTCCTGAGCGCATGGCTGTCGTTGCCGGTGGCACAACTGGCGGCGCTGTGTCTGGTGGCGTTTGCGCTGTTTTCCTGCACGGCGGTGTTCTGGACGTTGCCGGGACGGTTCTTTGCTGGCGCAAGTGCGGCGGCGGGGATTGCCTTGATCAATTCGGTGGGGAATCTGGGCGGGTACATCGGGCCGTTTGTGATTGGGGCGTTGAAGGAGTACACCGGGAATCTTGCGTCCGGCCTGTATTTCCTGTCGGGCGTGATGGTGTTCGGTTTGATCCTGACCGGCGTTGTCTACCGCGTGCTGGAACGTAAACACGTCCTGCCGGTTGACCAATTTGCCGCCAGCGCCCGTGGCGCTACCCGCACCTGA
- a CDS encoding RND family transporter — MTSLITPQQDKATFLERLIFNNRPAVILICLVVSIFLFWQATLIRPSTSFEKMIPLQHPFIEKMMEHRNDLANLGNTVRISVEAKDGDIFSKEYMETLRQINDEVFYISGVDRSGLKSLWSPSVRWTEVTEEGFAGGEVIPQSYNGSQDSLDLLRNNVLKSGQVGRLVANDFKSSIVDIPLLESYPDPEDQGKLLALDYRKFSHELEDKIRNKFEAQNPNVKIHIVGFAKKVGDLIDGLVMVVLFFGIAFVITLILLLWFTNCVRSTIAVLSTTLVAVVWQLGLMHFFGFGLDPYSMLVPFLIFAIGISHGVQKINGIALQSSEADNALTAARRTFRQLFLPGMIAILADAVGFITLLIIDIGVIRELAIGASIGVAVIVFTNLILLPVAISYVGISKRAIARSKKDANREHPFWRLLSNFANPKVARISVLLALIAFGGGLWYSQNLKIGDLDQGAPELRPDSRYNKDNNFIINNYSTSSDVLVVMVKTKSEGCSRYEAMAPIDELMWKMQNTEGVQSAISLVTVSKQMIKGMNEGNLKWETLSRNPDVLNNSIARADGLYNNSCSLAPVLVFLNDHKAETLDRAVHAVQEFAKDNNKDGLEFILAAGNAGIEAATNEVIKQAELTILILVYICVAVMCMITFRSWAATLCIVLPLVLTSVLGNALMAFMGIGVKVATLPVVALGVGIGVDYGIYIYSRLESFLRAGLPLQEAYYQTLKSTGKAVLFTGLCLAIGVCTWIFSAIKFQADMGLMLTFMLLWNMFGALWLLPALAKFLIKPEKLAGQKGNSLFAH; from the coding sequence ATGACTTCCTTGATCACTCCTCAGCAGGACAAGGCGACGTTTCTTGAACGCCTGATTTTCAACAACCGCCCGGCAGTGATCCTGATCTGTCTGGTGGTGAGCATTTTCCTGTTCTGGCAGGCCACGCTGATCCGGCCTTCCACCAGTTTCGAAAAAATGATCCCGCTCCAGCATCCGTTCATCGAGAAGATGATGGAGCACCGCAACGATCTGGCGAACCTGGGCAACACCGTGCGTATTTCGGTGGAAGCCAAGGACGGCGACATCTTCTCCAAGGAGTACATGGAGACCCTGCGCCAGATCAACGACGAGGTGTTCTACATCTCCGGGGTCGATCGTTCCGGCCTGAAGTCGCTGTGGAGTCCGAGCGTGCGCTGGACCGAAGTGACCGAAGAGGGTTTTGCCGGCGGTGAAGTGATCCCGCAAAGCTACAACGGCTCGCAGGACAGCCTCGATCTGCTGCGTAACAACGTGCTCAAGTCCGGTCAGGTCGGGCGGCTGGTGGCCAACGACTTCAAGTCGAGCATCGTCGACATCCCGCTGCTGGAGTCCTACCCGGACCCGGAAGACCAGGGCAAGTTGCTCGCGCTGGACTATCGCAAGTTCTCCCATGAACTCGAAGACAAGATCCGCAACAAGTTCGAAGCACAGAACCCCAACGTCAAGATCCACATCGTCGGTTTCGCCAAAAAGGTCGGCGATTTGATCGACGGTCTGGTGATGGTCGTGCTGTTCTTCGGCATCGCTTTCGTCATCACCCTGATCCTGCTGCTGTGGTTCACCAACTGCGTACGCAGCACGATTGCGGTGTTGAGTACGACGCTGGTGGCGGTGGTCTGGCAGCTCGGCTTGATGCACTTCTTCGGTTTCGGGCTTGATCCGTATTCGATGCTGGTGCCGTTTCTGATTTTCGCCATTGGCATTTCCCACGGCGTGCAGAAGATCAACGGTATCGCCCTGCAATCCAGCGAGGCCGACAACGCATTGACCGCTGCGCGGCGCACCTTCCGACAACTGTTCCTGCCGGGGATGATCGCGATTCTCGCGGATGCAGTGGGTTTCATCACCCTGCTGATCATCGACATCGGCGTGATCCGTGAACTGGCCATCGGCGCGTCGATAGGCGTGGCGGTGATCGTGTTCACCAACCTGATCCTATTGCCGGTGGCGATTTCCTATGTCGGCATCAGCAAACGGGCGATTGCCCGGAGCAAGAAAGACGCGAACCGCGAGCATCCGTTCTGGCGCCTGCTGTCGAACTTCGCCAACCCGAAAGTCGCACGCATATCGGTGCTGCTGGCGCTGATCGCCTTCGGTGGCGGCCTTTGGTACAGCCAGAACCTGAAAATCGGCGACCTCGACCAGGGCGCACCGGAACTGCGTCCGGATTCGCGCTACAACAAGGACAACAACTTCATCATCAACAACTACTCGACCAGTTCCGATGTGCTGGTGGTGATGGTCAAGACCAAGTCGGAAGGCTGCTCACGCTACGAAGCCATGGCGCCGATCGACGAACTGATGTGGAAGATGCAGAACACCGAGGGCGTGCAGTCGGCGATCTCACTGGTGACCGTGTCCAAGCAGATGATCAAGGGCATGAACGAGGGCAACCTGAAATGGGAAACCCTGTCGCGCAACCCGGACGTGCTGAACAACTCGATTGCCCGCGCCGACGGTCTATACAACAACAGTTGCTCGCTGGCGCCGGTGCTGGTGTTCCTCAACGATCACAAGGCCGAAACCCTCGATCGGGCGGTGCATGCGGTGCAGGAGTTCGCCAAGGACAATAACAAGGACGGTCTGGAGTTCATCCTCGCCGCTGGTAACGCCGGGATCGAAGCGGCCACCAACGAAGTCATCAAACAGGCCGAGCTGACCATCCTGATTCTGGTGTACATCTGCGTGGCAGTGATGTGCATGATCACCTTCCGTTCGTGGGCGGCGACCTTGTGCATCGTCCTGCCGCTGGTGCTGACCTCGGTACTCGGCAACGCGCTGATGGCGTTCATGGGCATCGGCGTGAAGGTTGCGACCTTGCCGGTGGTGGCGCTGGGTGTGGGGATTGGTGTCGACTACGGCATCTACATCTACAGCCGACTGGAAAGTTTCCTGCGTGCTGGGCTGCCGTTGCAGGAAGCTTATTACCAGACGCTGAAATCTACCGGTAAGGCCGTGTTGTTCACTGGTCTGTGCCTGGCGATTGGTGTATGCACGTGGATCTTCTCGGCGATCAAGTTCCAGGCTGACATGGGCCTGATGCTGACCTTCATGCTGCTGTGGAACATGTTCGGTGCACTGTGGCTGCTGCCGGCACTGGCGAAGTTCCTGATCAAGCCGGAGAAACTCGCGGGGCAGAAGGGCAATTCGCTGTTTGCCCATTGA
- a CDS encoding IlvD/Edd family dehydratase yields the protein MSDKKPTLRSAQWFGTADKNGFMYRSWMKNQGIADHQFHGKPIIGICNTWSELTPCNAHFRQIAEHVKRGVIEAGGFPVEFPVFSNGESNLRPTAMLTRNLASMDVEEAIRGNPIDGVVLLTGCDKTTPALLMGAASCDVPAIVVTGGPMLNGKHKGKDIGSGTVVWQLSEQVKAGTITIDDFLAAEGGMSRSAGTCNTMGTASTMACMAEALGTSLPHNAAIPAVDARRYVLAHMSGMRAVEMVREDLKLSKILTKEAFENAIRVNAAIGGSTNAVIHLKAIAGRIGVELDLDDWTRIGRGMPTIVDLQPSGRFLMEEFYYAGGLPAVLRRLGEANLIPNPNALTVNGKSIGENTKDAPIYGEDEVIRTLDNPIRADGGICVLRGNLAPLGAVLKPSAATPELMQHRGRAVVFENFDMYKARINDPELDVDKDSILVMKNCGPKGYPGMAEVGNMGLPAKLLAQGVTDMVRISDARMSGTAYGTVVLHVAPEAAAGGPLATVKEGDWIELDCATGRLHLDISDAELAARMADLQPPQQLLVGGYRQLYIDHVLQADQGCDFDFLVGCRGAEVPRHSH from the coding sequence ATGTCTGATAAGAAACCCACCCTGCGCTCCGCCCAATGGTTTGGCACGGCCGACAAGAACGGCTTCATGTACCGCAGCTGGATGAAGAATCAGGGCATCGCCGACCACCAGTTCCATGGCAAGCCGATCATCGGCATCTGCAATACCTGGTCGGAACTGACCCCGTGCAACGCGCACTTCCGCCAGATCGCGGAGCACGTCAAACGCGGGGTGATCGAGGCCGGTGGCTTTCCAGTAGAATTCCCGGTGTTCTCCAACGGCGAATCGAACCTGCGCCCGACCGCCATGCTCACCCGCAACCTGGCGAGCATGGACGTTGAGGAAGCGATTCGCGGCAACCCGATCGACGGCGTGGTGCTGCTGACCGGCTGCGACAAAACCACCCCGGCGCTGCTGATGGGCGCGGCCAGTTGCGACGTGCCGGCGATTGTTGTCACCGGCGGGCCGATGTTGAACGGCAAGCACAAGGGCAAGGACATCGGCTCCGGCACCGTGGTCTGGCAGCTCAGCGAGCAGGTCAAGGCTGGCACTATTACCATCGATGACTTCCTCGCAGCCGAGGGCGGCATGTCGCGTTCGGCGGGTACCTGCAACACCATGGGCACCGCGTCGACCATGGCCTGCATGGCTGAAGCACTCGGCACTTCGCTGCCGCACAACGCGGCGATTCCGGCGGTGGATGCGCGACGTTATGTGTTGGCGCACATGTCCGGCATGCGGGCGGTGGAGATGGTTCGCGAAGATCTGAAACTGTCGAAGATTCTGACCAAGGAAGCCTTCGAAAACGCTATCCGCGTGAACGCTGCTATCGGTGGTTCGACCAACGCGGTGATTCACTTGAAGGCCATTGCCGGGCGCATCGGTGTCGAACTGGATCTGGACGACTGGACGCGCATTGGTCGCGGCATGCCGACCATCGTTGACCTGCAACCGTCGGGGCGTTTCCTGATGGAAGAGTTCTATTACGCCGGTGGTTTGCCGGCGGTGTTGCGTCGTCTCGGTGAGGCCAATCTGATTCCCAACCCGAATGCGTTGACCGTCAACGGCAAGTCCATCGGCGAGAACACCAAGGACGCGCCGATCTATGGCGAAGACGAAGTGATCCGCACCCTCGACAATCCGATTCGCGCCGACGGCGGCATTTGTGTGTTGCGAGGCAATCTGGCGCCGCTCGGCGCTGTGCTCAAGCCATCCGCTGCGACGCCGGAACTGATGCAGCATCGCGGCCGTGCGGTGGTGTTCGAGAACTTCGACATGTACAAGGCGCGGATCAACGATCCGGAGCTGGATGTCGATAAAGATTCGATTCTGGTGATGAAGAACTGCGGGCCGAAGGGTTACCCGGGCATGGCCGAAGTCGGCAACATGGGTTTGCCGGCCAAGCTGTTGGCGCAGGGTGTGACGGACATGGTGCGCATTTCTGATGCGCGGATGAGCGGCACCGCTTATGGCACGGTGGTTTTGCACGTAGCGCCGGAAGCGGCGGCCGGCGGGCCTTTGGCGACGGTGAAGGAAGGTGACTGGATCGAGCTGGATTGCGCCACCGGGCGTTTGCACCTGGATATTTCGGACGCCGAACTGGCGGCGCGGATGGCGGATCTGCAGCCGCCGCAGCAGTTATTGGTGGGCGGATATCGTCAGCTGTACATCGACCATGTGCTGCAGGCGGATCAGGGCTGTGACTTTGACTTCCTGGTTGGTTGCCGAGGGGCTGAAGTGCCGCGCCACTCTCACTAA